The Manis javanica isolate MJ-LG chromosome 13, MJ_LKY, whole genome shotgun sequence region GGGCTAGCTCGTGTTTTTATGTAACATAGGAGGAAAGACTATCCCAGGGATCTTCACAAAGAACATTCTAGGCTGTATCTGGGGTCCCTTCATGTATCAGAAGCTACTTCTAGGGTCTGTCTACAGTAGGGAGAGTTTGAGGAGTAAAGCTGCAGTTACTGGCAAGACTGGCTCAGGGCTTCCATGATGGGCAGAGGTGCTGTTTCTGGGGTCTGTCCACATCTTGGAAGTATGTCAGGGGTCTGCCTAACTGCAGGGTGATCTCAGCGGCCTGTGACTAGCGAAGGAGCGAATTCAGGGTTTTGcatcagaggtcagcaaacttcttGTGTGAAGTGCCATATAGTACATATCTTGGGCTTTGAAGGCCTAAGATGTGTTGTAACAACTATGTTGTAACAAATCAACTCTGCTGTTGAGTGAAAGTGGTCACAGACAATAATTAAGTGAATGAACATGgttgtgtgccaataaaactttatttataaaaaccagTGTAAGGCCAGAATTTCCTGACCCCTGTTCTTTGTGAGCCTGGAGGGGAAGGCTCTGTGGGAGTCCCAGGCCTGCCTGAGTCCTCTCTCTGCGCCCCCCTGCACCCTTCTCCTACCAGGATCCTGCGCATCCAGAAAGAAGCTCCCACACTGCAGCGGAAGGAGCCCCCACCCTCAGTGCTGGAGGCTGACCTGACGGAGGGTGACCTGGCCAACTCCCACCTGCCCTCTGAGGTGCTCTACATGCTCAAGAATGTCCGGTCAGTATCAGGGTGCAGGCGGGGGGCTGCAGAATCGGGGACCTGACCTGACCGGCTTAGTtgcccctcccctttccccctccaACAGGGTGCTGGGCCACTTCGAGAAGCCGCTCTTCCTGGAGCTCTGCCGACACATGGTCTTCCAGCGGCTCAGCCAGGGTGACTATGTCCTCCGGCCGGGCCAGCCAGACGCCAGCATCTACGTGGTGCAGGAGGGGCTGCTGGAGCTCTGTTTGCCAGGACCTGTGAGTGGACCTCCCCAAGGGTAGCAGTCCTTGGGTCAGGAGGGTTGAAGGTCTTCTGAGATGTGTCGGCAGGAGTCAGGAACAGATGCCCAAGGGTGTCTGAAGTGGTCCACGGTCACGGTTAGTGACGGCCAGGAAGAGGATGCTCATCGTTATGACCGCAGGGTTCTGGGATCGAGGGTCAGTGATCACCgggtgggtgagggtgagggccagTGGCACGATCAGGGGGCGGACTTCCCATTGGCAGTGCCAAGGCAGCCCTGGTCAGCGGCCCCCCACCATTCTCAGGACGGGAAGGAGTGTGTAGTGAAGGAAGTGGTCCCCGGGGACAGCGTCAACAGCCTTTTGAGCATCCTGGATGTCATCACTGTGAGTGACCAGTTggtgtggggggcagggaggctgggTTCAAGGACATACCCAGTGGGCTGGGTTGGAGAGGTCACCTGGAGGGCCCCAATCCCTGACAGGTCCCTGAGGTTGTGGGTGGTCTGTCGAGAAGGGTTGGAGGGGGCAATGGGAAAGCTACAACCCCTGCCCTTGATTCTTCccattcccccacctcccagggtcACCAGCACCCCCAGCGGACGGTGTCTGCCCGGGCTGCCCGCGACTCCACAGTGCTGCGGCTGCCGGTGGAGGCCTTCTCCACcgtcttcaccaagtaccccgaGAGCCTGGTGCGCGTGGTGCAGGTCAGCGGCCTTTGACCTTCTTCCACCGACCCCAGGGGGGGCCGGGACTCCGCAGCCAGCAGGAGCTCAAGCTGTGCTTATCTGCCCAAACAGCCGCCTGGGGCCTCCTTGACTCCTCCCATTAGGCATCTCcgctcccccacccccgcccctaGGCTTCTGTCACGTGATTGTGGATGTCTCCCTGCTCCCTTCCTGTCCCTGCAGCCCCTTACTACTCCTGACCTTGACCTTCGCTCTGCCCCATCTCCTGTTTCCCTGCTTCCCATCCTGGCCTCTCACCCCCTTAACTGCTTTGTTTCAACTTTCACCGGGCTCACCCTTTGGTCCTTGGCGCCATCCATTGTGGCCACGCCCCTCAAAGCAGCCCCCTGTTCCCGCCTCCGCAGATCATCATGGTGAGGCTGCAGCGGGTCACCTTCCTGGCGCTTCACAACTACCTGGGCCTGACCAACGAGCTGTTCAGCCACGTGGGTTGCACAGGAGGCCCAGGGGGCTGGGCGGGTGGGGGTGTGCCCCGTGCCTCGGGAGACTCCGTGCCTCGGGAGACTCGCTGCGAGGGTGCTCTCTGCCCCCAGGAGATCCAGCCACTGCGCCTCTTCCCCATCCCCGGCCTCCCAGCCCGCACAAGCCCGGTGCGTGGTTCCAAGTCGGCGGCCAGCACCTCGGCTATCGAAGAGCCAAGGGAGACCCCTGGCCGGCCACCAGACCCCACCGGGGCCCCACTGCCTGGACCTGCAGGTAGCTGAGGTGACCCCTGCCTGGGCCTCTCCCCGCCTCTGCCTCCCAGTCTCTCTCTCCGTTCCTCAGAGACTCCTGCCTGCCCCTGCCCATTCCCCCAGGGACATCTGGCCCCAGCCCCTGAGAGCCATTGCAATAACTTTGCCTGGTCCTCCAGGCCTCGGGGGCTTGGACCCCTCCCAGACCCCTGTcagacccccccaccccaaactgAGGTCTCGGCTTGGCGCTCTGAGGGGTGGGTGCCTGAACACATGTCTTCCCCAGGGAACCCAGTGAAGCCTACGTCCCTGGAAGCCCCATCTGCCCCCCTGCTGAGTCGCTGCATCTCCATGCCAGTGGACATCTCAGGTTTGGGGCACCGGATAGAGAGGGGGCAGCAATCAAGCTTCTGGGTTTGAATGCAGGCCTGCCAATCTTGATTTTTCTCCCCTGTGAAATGGGAACCCTGGCAACACTTTCTCTCGTGGCTTTTTGTGGGTGCTCACGGAGATGGTGTTCTCCCAGCTGTGGCGGGGATTCCAAGGGAGAGTTTAGTGATTGATTAGTCATGTCTGCATGGATATGGCATTCAGCAGGGAGGTCAGCTGGGGCCACTCTCATCTTTATTGCTTTTATGGCCCCTTGCCCACCACAGGCTTGCAAGGTGTCCCCCGCTCAGACTTTGACATGGCATATGAACGGGGCCGAATCTCCGTGTCCCTTCAGGAAGAGGCCTCAGGGGGGCCCCAGGCAGTGCTGGCTCGGGTAAGGCCCTGCCTTCTCCCtacccctccctgtgccctcccaggCCACTGGCCGGTGGTGGACTCCCCTGAGGAGGAAGGTCAGGTAGGAGCACAGAGATCACAGGCCTTGCCCCATTCAGTCCCCCACTCAGGAACCCCGGGAGCAGCCAGCAGGTGCCTGTGAGTACACGGAAGCCAGCAACTTCTGTGAAGACGAGTCAGCCACCGGTGGCTGCCCCTTCGGGCCCTACCAGGGCCGCCAGACAAGCAGCATCTTTGAGGCAGCGAAGCGGGAGCTGGCCAAGCTGATGCGGATTGAGGTGGGTGGCTGAGGGGGCCTTGGGGATGGAACTGGGGGTCGGGAAGCCTGGCTGGGCAAGTCTcacctttcttcctccccaggaCCCTGCTCTCCTGAACAGCCGGGTCTTACTGCATCATGCCAAAGCTGGCACCATCATTGCCCGCCAGGGGGACCAGGTGAGACTGACCCCTGACCTCTAATCATGCAACTCTAACCCAAGACCTCTCTGATCTCTGACCCTTGCATTGTGACCCTATGTGTAGATATCTCAGTCTATGCTTTCCAACCCCTGACCCTCAGAACCTCTTACTCTGACCCTCAGCCCTCCTGCCCCATGTCCTTCGGACCTATTGACCTTTCACCTACAATCCCTGAGCCTTTTACCTTAGGGCCCCAACCCCTAGATCTCTCTTCCCTGCCCTGGCCTTTCATGCAACTTCTGTTTTCTGGCCTTTCAGTCCAGCTCTATGCTCGGAAGCTCTTTGTCGACTCCAGTCCTGGGTCCCTTCCAGGATGGGAGCTCGGTAGATGTGTGCAGATCAGAATCTGGACGTGAGGCCGCGAACCAGCCCCAGGAGCTGGCTTTCGCTGCCTTCCAGCAGCACCCAGAAGGGACAGCAAATTGTATCCCAGTTCCCTACATTCTCCAAATGGGAAGCTGAGACCTACTCATGGTCTCGTAGTCCAGAAGCACAGGGGAGGGTTCTGGACAGAGGGGGCCGAAGTTGAAGTGCAGACACTGCCCTGAcaccctgtgtgaccttggctgaATCATCCAGAAAgttctcagctttctcatctagGGAATGGAGGTGCTAACAGTTGACTAGGATTGTTGCGAGGATTAACGTGGAGATGGCTCTGAGCTGCCTAGGGTTTACAAGGATGACCAGCCCTGGGCTGGAACAGGGGTTGGCGTGGGGGTGGCTTTCCTGTTATCTGGCTGGGATATCATTCTGTCATTTGACCAGTGGATTCAACTATCACTTCAAAAGGGTGCACTCTTTTCTGCAGAGGAAGTTGGGTGGAGCTTCTGCCAGCTGTTTGTGGTATTTGGGGGACAGGCAGGTTGAGGCAGTGTGGTCACACCATGGCTTTTGCAGGGGGCCCCTGGATCCTTACTTATTTGGGAAACTTGGGCTCAGCCCAGCCGCCCAGCCTGCTAATGGGCCAAGCAGATCTGCAGCTACTTGAGGCTCCTTGGGCCCTCAGGACTTTGTTAGGGACATTACTTTGCTATGCCTTCTTTTGAAATTTAACACCAGTGGTTTTCAACAGGGGGCACTTTTGCCCCCCTCCCCAGGGGACATGTGGCAAAGCAGAGACTTTTATTGATTTGCAGGGTTGCTACTTagtgagcagaggccagagatgcaAGAATGCACAGGATAGCCCCTGCCGCAAAGAATTACCTAGTTCAcaatgtcagtagtgccaaggtTGGGAAACTCTGCTTTATACAAATATTTCCCAAAGTGTGTTTCATGGAACACCTTTATCACAATGGTCAAATAGGTTTGGGTACTGCTGTTTGTTTTATCCCTTCATGAAAGCTTTTAGTGAGTATTATGAGTGTATTCAAGGCTCTTGAGAAGTCCTGCAGTGAACAAGCATGCTTCCCAATATGACGAGTGTCACCCTAATATTAGTAACTCCCACTTATATTCTAAACAATGGTCTGGAAATTCTGTCTTGGAAACTTCCAGCATGCGTATCTGTCTCCTGGGGCCCCTTCTCAGGGGGTCCCCGCAGTGTTCCGGTGCTCACTGAGGCTTTGTGGGGTACCAGACGGGTTTATGGGTTGCATGAGGAAGGAGTCTGTCTCTGGGAAGTTTCAGTTTCTCATTCATAAAAACATGGAACAGATGGGTGTCTGGCTGGGCAGGCCAACCCTAGAGGAGAGGGGCACGCACATATACTGAGTTTGCTGGGTCCCCTGTGCTGCCTGCCCCAGAGGCAGGAAACACCTATGGCGTCCCTGCCCTGGGGAAACCCACAGTTCTGACAAATGTTACACTCAGAGGATTACACAAATTCTTGTAAAATCGTTATGTGCTCAGTGCTTACATGTAAGATGTTCTCAGCTCTACAAAATCTGTCTTAGGCAGGGCAGCGCCTCTGCAGAAGTGGCCTCCAGCTGAGGAGGAAAGGTGGGGAAGGATTGACCAATTGGTgcaagggggaggaaagagctttctAGGAAATAGCTTGTGCAAATATCCTGTGGTGAGAAGAGAGGTTGATCTCTAGGAAACAAAAGAAGTCGACAGGGATGGGGTGGCACAAGGGAGCCAGGGGCAAAggggatttttaaatatttctcagtgGTAGTTTTATAGAGATGCAATTCACATACAATGCAATTCACCCAGGagagtacaattcagtggtttttttgTACATTCACAgaattgtacaaccatcaccactatcgaTTTTAGAACACTTTCATGACCTCATGAAGAAATCTCATATCCTTTAGTTATCAACCTCCTACTTCTGAGCTGAGCAGCACATATATCTATATTCCTGTTAAGCCCCCAAGGCAGACATTATTAATGGATCACCATCCCCAACAGCCTTAAGCAATTCCTAATCTTGTGTTCCTATAGATTTGCCTGTCCTAGACactacatataaatggaatcacatgcTCTGTCCCTTTGCCCCTGGCCTCTCTCACTGAGCATGAGGTTTTCCAGCTACATCAGTGTTGGTGCATCACTCCTTTTTGACTGAATAATTGGTTGTATCTGTCTACCACATTCATCACTTGATGGACAGTTGAGtgatttccaccttttggctattaggTGTAATGCTGCTCTGAATGTTCTTGTACAAATTTTTATGGGATGTATGTTTCCATTTGTGTTGGGTATATATATCCAGGAGTTAAATCCTGGGTCACAGGCAACTGTGTCTTTCACTCTGCAGACTGTTTTGGGCTGTAGCCAGACTCTTTTCTGAAGCGGCTGCACCGTTCCATTCCCACTTGCAGTGTGTGAGCCTTCCAATTTATCTGTGTCCCATCCAACACTTTCTAATTCTAGACATCTTAGTACATATGACATggcatctcattatggttttgatttgcatttccctaatgactaatgattttgagcattttttcacgTGCCTATTGGCCTTTCGtaaatcttctttggagaagtgtctgttgagagcttttgtgctctttttgaattgtctttttattactgagttgtaagaatCATATATTCTGTATACAAGACTCATAGCAGAtgcatgatttgcaaatattttcacccatTCTATGTGTCgtcttttcaaacatttttagttttgattaagtccaatttatctacttTCTTTTGCTCTTCATGTTATGATGTCATATCCAAGACTCCATTGCCAAATTCAAGATCATGAAGACTGGCGTCTCTATTTTCTTACAACAATTGTATTGTTTTAGCTCCTACCatggctttgatccattttgacatAGTATAAGGTAAGGgccatgtggctgtccagttgcCCAATACAAGCAAAGACAATTTAAGCTCAGCCTCGGCCCAGTGTAGCCAGCCATTGCAGCTTCTTGCTGGCTATGTTGAAAAGAATTCATGGGCTTCTGCATGAGCTCAGTTTGGTGATCCATTAGCAATGTCTGCCCCAGGTGCCGAATAGTAATATAAACATGCTGCTCAGCTCAGAGCAATCCAAAGCCTTCACTGCCTCCCCTAACTTGTCCTTAACCTTTCCTATGGAGGATATTGATCTGAGTTGGGGATAGGAGTGTTGCCCCTGTGCCCAGCTCCTGGCCCCTGTCCCACAGGACGTTAGCCTGCACTTTGTGCTCTGGGGCTGCCTGCATGTCTACCAGCGCATGATTGACAAGGCTGAGGACGTGTGCCTGTTCGTGGCCCAGCCTGGGGAGCTGGTGGGACAGCTGGCAGTGCTCACTGGAGAGCCCCTCATCTTCACCCTACGAGCCCAGCGCGACTGCACTTTCCTGCGGATCTCCAAGTCGGACTTTTATGAGTATGGCAGGGCCCATTGTTGGGTGGGAGGGGCACTGGAGGGTCATAAGCCAACTCTTCTGCCCAGGGAAAGGTTATCCCTCTGCAAGCCCAGACGCCTTTCTGGGGCAGATTTAAGCCCTTCCAGCCCCACTTACTGCCCTCCAGGCTCTCACCTGCTGTCTCCACTCCCTAAGAGCTATTTCGGGCCACGCCCAGTACATGATTCCCCTACAGGATTATGCGCGCACAGCCTAGTGTGGTATTGAGTGCCGCGCACACAGTGGCAGCAAGGATGTCGCCCTTCGTGCGCCAGATGGACTTCGCAATCGACTGGACTGCGGTGGAGGCGGGACGCGCGCTGTACAGGTGCAGCCCTCGCCTCCAACTTGCCATTTAGGCCCTGCCTAGGCCCAGGCCCTGACCCTTCTgacccaccccacaccccaggcaGGGTGACCGCTCAGACTGCACCTACATCGTGCTGAATGGGCGGCTCCGTAGTGTCATCCAGCGAGGCAATGGCAAAAAGGAGCTGGTGGGCGAGTACGGCCGTGGAGATCTCATCGGGGTGGTAAGCAACGCCCCACTTGTGTCCTCTGATCTCCCCCAAGGCCATTTTCCCCGCTCCTCCCAACAAACACATTCCCGGTCATCAGATGATGCGGAGGCCCCGACTTCTGACCTCGCCCATCCACTTTCCCCAGATCCTTTCGTAGGGCCGGGATCAGGGGCAAGCTCATTGCGTAGTGAGTCTGATCTGACTCTGCCCCCAGACCTTTCTTCATCAGTGGAGGAGACCCCCGCCTGGGGTGGATGCCTGTCCTCTCCCACTCCACAGAACCCTAGTGGGTAGTGAAGCTTTGGTTTTCGCCATCTCCCTCTTGGAGACTGGGTACCGCTGCTTCTCTGCACCCATGGTCAACCTCCCACTTATCTTTCCGGGGCCTCCTCGCTCAAGCAGCCCTAGTCATACACATGGGCCCCCAGGTGGAGGCGCTGACACGGCAGCCACGCGCTACAACAGTGCACGCTGTGCGTGACACAGAGCTGGCCAAACTCCCCGAGGGCACCCTGGGCCACATCAAACGCCGATACCCGCAGGTACTGCTGGACGCGTCCTGGGCTGGCCTCACAGGGGCGGGGCGCCAGGGGGTGGAACCATAGGAAGGAGGCGAAGCCGCCCGCCCACTGAGTGCGGGGCTTTGGGGACCAGGACCCAGTAAGAGGAGGGAAAGTGGGACTCGCACAGTTGCTGCTGTAGTCTCACTGGACCGCCGGTCCCCAACGCCCCAGGTTGTGACCCGCCTCATCCATCTCCTGAGCCAGAAAATCTTGGGGAATTTGCAGCAGCTGCAAGGACCCTTTCCAGGTGATAACAGGCCGCCCCTGGGAATGCTGGGAGATGTAGTCCTATCGAGAACACCGCGGGAGATGGAACCCCAAACCCACAGCATGGTGGGGAACAGTCCCGCTTGTAAACCACGCTCTGGGCGGGCCTTGGGGCCGGAAGTGGAATCCGGGTCTCGGTGTATGCTGGTGGATAGAGTTCGGATTCCTAGGCATGCCGTGAAGCAGTCGGAGACTCAGGTGTGCTAGTTAGTGGTATCCAAAGTCTCAGTCGAGCTGAGGGGCGGAGTCTTTAGGGGTGAGCTTGGTTCTGGGTGTCAGGGCCTTCTTGGGGGGATGGAGTCCacttcccaaacactgaaaaaGGAAGTTCCTTTTTCAGACCAGAGTATGCTGGGAAATGGAGTTCATGAGCCGGTGTTTGGTACCTAGGGCATGTTGGGAAGTGCCTTCTGAAGTTGCCGGCATGCTGGGAGATGTGGTTTTCTGTCCAGCACCTGCTGGAAGATGTAGCTTTGCAGAGTTAGGTACACTGGGGAGTAAGGGCGGGAGGTTCTATGTTACGGCGACCCGACCCTGGGCCAGCTCTGCTACCTCCATATCCCTTTTCCCCCAGGGGCTTCTGCCTTCACCCCACCATATGAATCCCTGGGGTGGTGGCCAGGGTGACCCGTGGCCAAGAACCACCCCCACGCCCAGGACCTTAGCCCGGAGAGGGAAGGTTTTTCTGAACTGAGACGAGACAGATGGCATGGGACCAGGCATTGAGGAGAACTGCCAAAGCCCTGCACGCAGGGTTTAGTGGTTTTGAAACACCTCGAGGAGGAAAATGAGCAAGGAGGAGAAACAGGGGAGGGGACAGGTCAGTAAGAGTAGGGGAAGGACATGTGGGCTTGTGCGGACTGTTAGGGGATGCggctggaggggaggaggcagtgAGAGGCCCGGGCAAGAGACAGAGGGTAAGGGCCTAGGGTAGAGTGTCAGTGGAGAACCTGGGAAGCCGTATATAGACCCAAAGTGTGTGGGTTTCTGTCTAGCTTTGTGTTCAAATCCTTTCAGTGAACGGGGCACCAAAGCCAGAAAGGTGTAGGAGCATGGATCCATCCCTGCAGACACGGTGGAGAATCGGAACAGTTGTGGGGTTGTGTAACAGACCCCGTTGAGGAGATTAAGGCCAAAACTGAGGGCTCCACTGGCCAGATCCAACCAAAACGGGACATGGATGTGGCTGTGGGTTCAGGATGGGGACCATGATTTCTGCTATGGCTTTGTTTGCCTCTGCTGGAGGATGCCTCTGCCTTGCAGGGGTTTCTCAGAAGGAGGTGGTAGGTCTCTCCAGACATAGCACTGCACAGCATATCTCCTCCATTGGGGTCTCAGCAGGCTCGGGGCTAGGCGTCCCCCCTCACTCGGAGCTCACCAACCCAGCCAGCAACCTGGCAACAGTGGCGGTCCTGCCCGTGTGTGCTGAGGTGCCCATGGTGGCCTTCACTCTGGAGCTGCAGCACGCTCTGCAAGCCATTGGTCAGTCGGGGACGGGGGCGGTGCATGAGAGCAGGCCATTGGTCTGGGGAGGACCCAATGGATGTGGGCGGGGCACTCGCCAATAAGTAGAGATGCCtgcgtggggggtgggggtgggagtcatTGTTTTGTGGCAGACGCCCCCAGCTCCGTGGACCTGGGCTCCTGACCCCCTTCCTTCCCCATCCCCAGGTCCCACGCTCCTCCTCAACAGTGACATCATCCGGGCCCGCCTGGGGGCCTCTGCCCTGGACAGGTGTGTGTTGGGGTGTGGAGTGGAGGGAGATGGTGAGAGAGAAGCTTCAAGCCTAGTATTCTTTCAGTTCTGACTGAGTTCTAGGCTGTGACCTGAGGAGCATGTGCCCCCATCCACCTAGTCAGTTGGGAGACAAGGGGGTGaacctgccccaggagcacacagGCACAATATGGGGGCCTGGGTGTCTAGGGCCCCTTCCCCCCAGCAGTAGAGCTACATGGTTTCTGGGCAGCATGGGACCCTTGACCAACCCCAGAATAACAGTTGCGCTCCCCCGCCCCAGCATCCAAGAGTTCCGTCTGTCAGGGTGGCTGGCCCAGCAGGAGGATGCGCACCGCATCGTGCTCTACCAGACGGATGCTTCGCTGACGCCCTGGACGGTGCGCTGCCTGCGCCAGGCTGACTGCATCCTCATCGTGGGCCTGGGCGACCAGGAGCCCACCCTCGGCCAGGTCCGGGGACCTTGCACGGTGGCCTTCGCCGACCTCACCCCATGCCCGGCCCTCCTGTGCTAGCGCAGGACCACACGCAGCCTCACCGTGGGGCTAGGTGACCGGGGGACCCCAGCTCGGCCccgtgtggggggaggggaggacacCGGTGATTGGTGACTTGTCCTCCCACCCCCTGCAGCTGGAGCAGATGCTGGAGAACACTGCGGTGCGCGCCCTCAAGCAGCTGGTCCTGCTGCACCGCGAGGAGGGCGCGGGCCCCACGCGCACGGTGGAGTGGCTCAACATGCGCAGCTGGTGCTCGGGGCACCTGCACCTGCGCTGTCCGCGCCGCCTGTTCTCACGCCGCAGCCCCGCCAAGCTGGTGAGCCTGCGCCTGGAGCTGGGCGATCCGGGAACTGCACTTCTCCAGACCTTCAGGGCGTGGCTTAGAGGCCTGCGAGGCTGGGGCGGTGCCAGGGAGGCCCGGATGTCATCTCCTGCACCCCAGTTCTCATAGATCGTGTCTCTCTTCTCCCCCTACCCCCCATCCCAGCATGAGCTCTACGAGAAGGTTTTCTCAAGGCAGGCAGACCGGCACAGTGACTTCTCTCGCCTGGCGCGGGTGCTCACAGGCAACACCATCGCCCTGGTgctgggcgggggcggggccaggTGAGGGGTGGGCCAGCGCGGGGGCGGGACTTGCGTCCTGGGAGCCACTCCACGGGGACTGGCACTATCCTTGCCTGCGGGGGAGACGGGCTTTGGGGTTCCCCAGCGGGTCCCTGGGTCTGCTTTTCCTCACAGGGGCTGCTCACACATTGGAGTGCTGAAGGCTTTAGAGGAGGCGGGGGTCCCTGTCGACCTGGTGGGTGGCACATCCATTGGCTCCTTCATTGGGGCGCTGTACGCCGAGGAGCGAAGCGCCAGCCGCACCAAGCAGCGGGCCCGGGAGTGGGCTAAGGTGTGTGCTGGGGGCAGAGATTCCCCCCAATCCAGGAGCACCCTGAAACCTGATCCCAGAGGGGCTTCTGGGCTTCTGACCTTTTCCTGAGCTCCACCTGGACCTGCCTAGAGATACTTCCAGCATCTTGCGTGACCTCCTAGTGGGTGACCCTAGTCCCTAAGTCCCAGGACCCCTGAAAACCTCCTTGTTAGTGACCCCAAGTGACTCCTGTTTGACTCCCGGCCCTTTACTCCTAGAGCATGACTTCGGTGCTGGAGCCTGTGCTGGACCTCACGTACCCTGTCACCTCCATGTTCACGGGGTCGGCCTTCAACCGCAGCATCCACCGTGTCTTCCAGGACAAGCAGATTGAGGTGAGCACCGCTGCCCGCCCCGCCCCCAACCCTGCTCATGGGAGCCCCTGCTCCGCCCCGTTCTGATCCCTGTCTCTGTAGGACCTGTGGCTGCCGTACTTCAACGTGACCACAGACATCACTGCCTCGGCCATGCGTGTCCACAAAGATGGTGGGTGCCCCCGCCGGCCCCATAGCCCCTGTGGCCGCATGGGGatggggtgcagggagggcaaCCAAGTGTCTGGGGCATTAACATGAGTGACCATCACCTTGGCCTGATTGCGGAACACTAACCATCACCCACTAATGCCCCAGAGCCCCAGGTACGTGTGTCCtctggggtggggagctgggagtCTAGTCGGGCACCTCACCCCCTCACGCCATCCCTGCAGGCTGTGTGTGGCGCTACGTCCGGGCCAGTGCCTCCTACTGTCCCTACCTGCCCCCACTCTGCGACCCCAAGGATGGGCACCCGCTGGTGGATGGGTGCTATGTCAACAACGTGCCAGGTCAGCGAGCCCACTGGGCTGGCCGGGCCTCTGAGCATGTCTGAGTGTGTCTGTgcgtgtctgtgtctgtgtgtcctgcCGGGCAGGCTCCCTGTGGCGGTACGTGCGTGCCAGCATGACGCTCTCGGGCTACCTGCCCCCACTCTGCGACCCAAAGGACGGGCATCTCCTCATGGATGGCGGCTACATCAACAACCTGCCAGGCAAGTGACTGCCTGCCCGCTCGTGCACACGAGAGCAGGAGCGTCCATGCGCAGACACACCTGTGCAGGGCTAGGAATGCCTATGCAGTCAAGCAGGTGTACGTGTATGCCTGGGGACAGGAGTGTGTGGAGTTGAAAAGCATGTGCATGCTGTATCAGACAGAAGtggacacacgcacacacagatatgcatgcacacacagagaTACATGGAGATGGGACACTGTTATGCATGCACACCAGCTGCCACGTACTCACGTGTGCTTGCAGAGACTCATGTAGCAGGTATTCACTCATGCTCTGGACAGATGTACATGTTTAGGTACACGTGTTGATGAAATAGGACATGTCTTTGCCTGCTGATCCATCCACACTCACACTGCCTCTCCCTTGAACATGCGTGCATGCACACGCATGCAGACAGGAAGGGCGCCTGCATGACCAAGTTTAGCCATCTTTGTGCCTGCTGACATGTgcaggggagaggcaggtgggTGTGCAACTTAAAACTTCACATTCCCAGCAGCTCACACACACAAGGAGATGTATATGCTGGCTGCACATGCACTCGCAATCCTGTAGGTCAAGAATCAGCAAACCATGCCCgacaggccaaatctggccccttgcctaattttttaaaataaagttttattgtct contains the following coding sequences:
- the PNPLA6 gene encoding patatin-like phospholipase domain-containing protein 6 isoform X5 translates to MGISRPGPTGTSLGANLTEWDGAWGVLAPREGSVGRVCDAQPVPFVPQVLGVMIGAGVAVVTAVLILLLARRLRVPKTPAPDGPRYRFRKRDKVLFYGRKIMRKVSQSTSSLVDASVSTTSRPRMKKKLKMLNIAKKILRIQKEAPTLQRKEPPPSVLEADLTEGDLANSHLPSEVLYMLKNVRVLGHFEKPLFLELCRHMVFQRLSQGDYVLRPGQPDASIYVVQEGLLELCLPGPDGKECVVKEVVPGDSVNSLLSILDVITGHQHPQRTVSARAARDSTVLRLPVEAFSTVFTKYPESLVRVVQIIMVRLQRVTFLALHNYLGLTNELFSHEIQPLRLFPIPGLPARTSPVRGSKSAASTSAIEEPRETPGRPPDPTGAPLPGPAGLQGVPRSDFDMAYERGRISVSLQEEASGGPQAVLARSPTQEPREQPAGACEYTEASNFCEDESATGGCPFGPYQGRQTSSIFEAAKRELAKLMRIEDPALLNSRVLLHHAKAGTIIARQGDQDVSLHFVLWGCLHVYQRMIDKAEDVCLFVAQPGELVGQLAVLTGEPLIFTLRAQRDCTFLRISKSDFYEIMRAQPSVVLSAAHTVAARMSPFVRQMDFAIDWTAVEAGRALYRQGDRSDCTYIVLNGRLRSVIQRGNGKKELVGEYGRGDLIGVVEALTRQPRATTVHAVRDTELAKLPEGTLGHIKRRYPQVVTRLIHLLSQKILGNLQQLQGPFPAGSGLGVPPHSELTNPASNLATVAVLPVCAEVPMVAFTLELQHALQAIGPTLLLNSDIIRARLGASALDSIQEFRLSGWLAQQEDAHRIVLYQTDASLTPWTVRCLRQADCILIVGLGDQEPTLGQLEQMLENTAVRALKQLVLLHREEGAGPTRTVEWLNMRSWCSGHLHLRCPRRLFSRRSPAKLHELYEKVFSRQADRHSDFSRLARVLTGNTIALVLGGGGARGCSHIGVLKALEEAGVPVDLVGGTSIGSFIGALYAEERSASRTKQRAREWAKSMTSVLEPVLDLTYPVTSMFTGSAFNRSIHRVFQDKQIEDLWLPYFNVTTDITASAMRVHKDGSLWRYVRASMTLSGYLPPLCDPKDGHLLMDGGYINNLPADIARSMGAKTVIAIDVGSQDETDLSTYGDSLSGWWLLWKRLNPWADKIKVPDMAEIQSRLAYVSCVRQLEVVKSSSYCEYLRPPIDCFKTMDFGKFDQIYDVGYQYGKAVFGGWSRGDIIEKMLTDRRSADLNESRRADVLAFPSSGFTDLAEIVSRIEPPKSYVSDGCADGEESDCLTEYEEDMGPDCSRDEGGSPEGASPSTASEMEEEKSVLRHRRCLPQDPPSSAADA